The segment GTTATAACAAGAAAGATGTTGAAAAGCAGGAGAGGCGGGAGAGTCTAAGTAGTGAAGAAAATGGGGGTTATGTTGAAGTTGATGATAAAGCTGCTGTTGTTGTTGAAGTTGCTTGGTAAGTTTCTTTCGAAGCCTCAGTCTTTCTCTTGCCTTATGGTTTTGAAACCAATAAAAAACATTCTTGCCTTCAATCTTGCCATACAAAGAGAGCTGAGAAGTGATTTGTTGGATTTGGTTGGCATTTGGGGTTCTAATCCCACTCCTATACATCTCTTCTAACATCATAAGTTGTTGGGGTGTTGGGCACCACCTAGAAGACCCTGCTGGAGCCATTATAGAGAGACAAAACAAGAACCTATCCTCCCAAATCTGTCTTTTCTTTTCCCCTCTATTACAGAGTTTTGTGGTTTGAGAAAAAGGGTTCTCAAAAAACATGTATAAATAGACAAAGATGCGAAGAAGGGAGAGACAAGCAGTGCACACACAATGTTAGAGAATTAAAGTAAGACAGACAGTAAGGATCCAtggagagagagggagagagggagACAGGAAAAGAAAGAGCGGTTAATAGAGTGGCAAAAGTACAAGCGCAGGATGTCATGCTGATGTTTCCCTGCTAGGGGCATTCAAGTGTTGGTTGGTTTTCAATAAAATGCACAGCTGAGCTTAAACACTAAGAGAATCTTAAAAATAgtgtaattatttataaatatcaaaatttatttaaacattaattataatattttatggtTTTTCTGTTAATTATTAATGATGCATTATATTAActctaaatcaaatattatttttaaataaattagatcACGAATGTATCATCGTATTTATTGTTATGgtcaaaataataaacaaaaacaaaaaactaTAAAATAGCATTTACAATGCGAAAGAAACTTCAATGATTATGCCGAAATACTATTATTCATAATGATGAAGTAGGCACACCTAAGCGTTGCAAAACTTTTAATGATTTTGGTCGTAGACAACACAATACCATCAAATAAACTTCAATATAGATCCACTGAAGCGACTGCCTTTGCTTACATGAGCTACTTCGGCCCACCATAATTGCAGCCTGCAAGTGCTGCGGCTATTGCCTACATATTTTGTAGCATTCTTTTCTTTACAATAACCCATTCTAAAATTTTTGGAATTCaagtttaaatattataattatgaaATTCGTTTCAATGCAAAAGTTGAAGGTGATTTATGGCTATAGTTGATATTGTAGGAAGGAAAGTTGTTCACATGTGCAAAAAGTTGCTAAATTTAGAGGTTTTGATAGAGTAAACTGGGTAGAATTTTTGCAAAGTAAGTACCATGTAgatttcttggtttttttttttttcttatctcAGTGATGAGAGGATATTTATAGGGGAAGAGAAGTTGGGCATGGGTCTTAGAGATTGAGTTTCCTACTTTATGCGTAGATGTTATAATAAGATGATAGGTATCAACTTAAGGCATTGTCGAAGTCAACGTGAAAAGATTGAATGAGATATTTTTTTAATTGTGATGAATCAATAAATGTTACAAAAGATTATTCATATTATTCTCTAAATTGTAGGTCTACTAGCTTAGATAAAACTATGAATGAAATTATGATGAGGTTGTGCATCACTTTATCTCTATAACAACCAACTATTCTAACAAAGAGGTCTAAGAAAATAACAGAACTTAAATCTCTGGTATAAAAGGTTCATCAAAGCTACGACATGGAAATAGGTATAGATATAAATATTGATAGACAATacttagtatataaagaaagcaAAAAAGAccaaaattgattttattttctaACAATTTTAAAAACTTTCTCAAGGCTCTGATGCATCTAAAAAAATATTAAACCATGTTGACagatatagaaaaaaaaaaaaaaggccttTTTTGGCCTTTTCTTCCCAACCGTCCATTctagtaaaataaaacaaaaataaattctaGCATTGAAATACATATACAATGTATATTAGGAGTAGCAACTTATCCACGGCTGCAATGAATATAGTGTTCACTTTGATTACTTATGTCGATAGAGCTTCCTTGATACCTAGATTAGGGACATCATAGTTAATACACGTACTCTTTGATTTGTTTATATTTATTCTTCTATTTCAATATGTGGGGCTATCCATATAAAAACATGTCTTACAAGTAGGGTATCCCTTATTAAAAATTGACGTCATCAGAATCTATGGCAGTACATATTATATCTTAAACAATAGAAACTGTACATTTTagcagaaaaaaaacaaaaaatatagtATATTTGAATTACTTGATCATGGCCCACATATTAGTGAAAATTATTAGGTCAAGaattatataaaaatcaaatgagaatttaattaaagataattatattttattacaaaaGGATCATAGTTTCATCGTTTGTAATTGTCCCAAATTTGTTAGATAGGGTTTAGCATTTTGAGGCAGGCTGTCAATTTTTCCACCCCTCTCACGTCACTGGAATTTAATTTACTCCATTATTAAAACATAGAGAACTAAGGTATCTGATATGTCTAAATCAGACTGCTCAAAGAAAATATATGTCTGAATCAGCAGCAACAATTAGAAATAAAGGAAAAGCCTCTTCAAGTTTTCGCCAATCTTATCATCATCCTCATTTTTCTCTTGATCGACTACTAGGGTGACATAAAAACCATTTTTTTgtcataatcatatatatatataatttttggatttagatatattatatttttacatttttatgttaagaatatataatttatatataatatatattttctttggtcataatcatataatttttttggtcgaaattaaattatatattattttagtatatttgtaagtatatataatatataatttattaagaaACTAAAATTAGACTATAAATATATACTGACAAATTAAATACTAGActataaattaaaaattgtaatcaATATCTACTCTTTTAATCGACTTATAAAATGCGAAAGATTAATCACTAGGtttattctaataaatatttaaaaaaaaagactaaatatatatatgtattaagaatatttaaaaatattctaaaaatataatatcaaaacatGCTGGTAAAAGTATATACCAATAAAAAACCATACACGAACTACCTTAATAATAATATCTATATCTTTAAAAAGAAATCACTATAATATAAAGTTCTAAATGAAGTCCAAATTAAAACGATTGTTTGGTTGTCATGTGAAAGCATGGCTATATTAAACGAAACCGGAGCCTAATTAAATGGAAAAggcagaaaagaaaagaaatttgacATTCCATAAAAGATGTGGTCTCTGTCATCACTCATTCGTTCATTCTTTAATTTATGATTATTAGTGGAGCTTAGTAGAGACTGGGGCCAtggtatatttttaatttaaaaattttataattaataataataaaattatactttaatcttctaatatgataaaattttgatttaaccatttaaaaataataaaaatataaactattaaaatgataaaattatatttttactatcgtaaaaatatataatttaatttcgactaattttttttttaattccacCATTTATGGTGCTTTCAGTGCTTAATTATCCGACCGGACTAATAGTAACTCTTACAGTCAAATTTAGTACTAAAAAACCCAGGCAAGCAGCCCACCAAGGTCTTGTTATTTGTTTGATTTTGCTTACTACTACTCTAATTGTAGGTTTCCCATAACTGTGTCTGGAACCACTTTCCAATTATACTAGTGTTTATCGTATGGCCCGACAAAAAATAGCACTCTCATCTCCCGCCCCCTTTCTTCTTCTAACGAACTTTAGTTAGGGGTGAAGCGTTCGATcgaatcaaataaaaaaatttcgagttaattgagttgacgaatcatattttatcatcctaatttgatttgaaattttttcgaatcgaatcgagtgagatgaaattcgaatcgaatcgaatagaatatatttgttcgagttaaattttaaaaaataaatttggatccttgtaaccactgtcacccgtcgtaataaaatttgtccaccttaatcaaaatttttattaacttccatcacttcataatttatttattaatattttatatagggTTAGCTTATTTGCTTGCTTAGTTTTTCAATTATCTTtagattcttgtcactatgtattttggaattaaaaatatattaaacgtAAAAATGTgactttttaataaaagttattttaaagataaaatgtgaaattaataccaatataaaattttaatatgaatatttaatggcataattaataattcaattttaatataaatattcaatatgactaaacaatttaataatataaataaaataaaatgtgaaatttaatttaataatataaatagtagatataaataaaattattactatttatgtttagtgatttttttggataattttgattttttttagagTAAAAGGTGAGAAGTACAAATTTAGGGAAAAATAAAAGTTTTGGGGATAAAagtttgagggaaagtaaatagggagaagtaaaattttggaggaaaaatattaaaaaaaaaattggggggaTGAATTTGGGGAAGATGGGAGGAGGGATTGGAAGGAAGTAAAAGTTTTAGGGAgaaagtgggagggagtaaaaattatgggggaaaataaaaagttttgaagatttttgggagtaaaattttgagaaaaagtaaatatgagagtaaaattttggtggaaaatggattttgggtagattgggGGGTTAAAAATTTTGGGGataagtaaaaaggtttgggagtttagagtaaaaatataaaatattatagtttaatattcaaattattcgagttattcaaaaATTTTTTTTGATATAAAAGTAAATATATCAATGCTTTAGACTAATTTGAGTAATTGAGGAATTTTAGAGTTAAAAGTGATTGAGCTTAACCTCAAAACTAGGTAATTAAACCATCCTTTTTTTTACTTCAAACAGGTTAATTTCAAAGGTAATgtaaaaaagataaataaaaaataaaaaggcagCCATCAACAAAAATTGTAACATTAAGAAAAAGAGTCAAAGCAACAAAGTGAAAGGTCTATCTTAGCATAATTGTGGCAGCTGTCACTTTAAAGGGTAACAGCTAGGCCACATACAAGCATTGTCCTTGCCCCCTTTATAATTTAAACTACCTTCCTTCTTCATTACTAATTATTCACCaaacaatataaatatttatccaaattactaaatttataaaatattttaactggGTGAAGAGACTTATAGATATTTTATGGATATTTTAATGTGTGTT is part of the Gossypium arboreum isolate Shixiya-1 chromosome 5, ASM2569848v2, whole genome shotgun sequence genome and harbors:
- the LOC108452775 gene encoding WUSCHEL-related homeobox 3-like, coding for MFFENPFSQTTKLCNRGEKKRQIWEDRFLFCLSIMAPAGSSRWCPTPQQLMMLEEMYRSGIRTPNANQIQQITSQLSLYGKIEGKNVFYWFQNHKARERLRLRKKLTKQLQQQQQLYHQLQHNPHFLHYLDSPASPAFQHLSCYNPASANPFPQAGIHDEGGKQVTNYTWNIDIPEKMDKNKAIMRMYGNDWLMMVDVGLPLSSLPCYSMISRPPLKTLELFPVTASNLKEECNNININNNNINSSNSLSSVSCNITPAKVPLSLP